One segment of Theobroma cacao cultivar B97-61/B2 chromosome 9, Criollo_cocoa_genome_V2, whole genome shotgun sequence DNA contains the following:
- the LOC18588655 gene encoding protein YLS3 isoform X2 — MGLNKKMMVFCIVVASWAMASSMGTMQDDEKECADQLANLASCIAFVSGTATKPTLQCCQDTQKVKATKPKCLCVLIKESTDPSMGLPVNTTLALQMPSACSIDAKVSDCPTILNLPPDSPDAKIFEEADQGSTTTSTANSPPTSSSSSSSAGTSSSSVSKATPSSNNGAKVKVFLGGNWLVLMASIAWMLIRRLQLLL; from the exons ATGGGGTTAAACAAAAAGATGATGGTGTTTTGCATTGTAGTGGCATCATGGGCCATGGCATCATCAATGGGGACAATGCAGGATGATGAGAAGGAATGTGCTGATCAGCTGGCAAACCTTGCATCTTGCATTGCCTTCGTGAGCGGAACTGCAACGAAGCCAACGCTGCAGTGTTGCCAAGATACACAGAAAGTGAAGGCCACCAAGCCTAAGTGCCTGTGCGTTCTCATCAAAGAGAGCACTGACCCTTCCATGGGGCTTCCTGTCAATACCACTTTGGCTCTTCAAATGCCATCTGCTTGCAGCATTGATGCCAAAGTGTCTGACTGCCCAA CTATTCTGAACCTGCCACCGGATTCACCGGACGCAAAGATCTTTGAAGAAGCTGATCAAGGTTCTACCACTACTTCAACAGCAAACTCCCCACCAACTTCATCCTCCTCTTCTTCATCAGCTGGGACCAGTTCGAGCTCAGTATCAAAGGCAACCCCAAGCAGCAACAATGGAGCCAAAGTGAAGGTATTTCTGGGAGGAAATTGGCTTGTGTTGATGGCTTCAATAGCATGGATGTTGATACGAAGGCTCCAGCTATTACTATAA
- the LOC18588655 gene encoding E3 ubiquitin-protein ligase At4g11680 isoform X1: MEQPPENLHEKNDHVLDIPNDCQHGNNVVSSSSQQPVIQPTPSGGSSHRSFISSFCFWIYIRLVFNISQIVASVAVLVASRNEKSQAPLHIWIVGYAAGCAATIPILFQHCFLPYPTLSRLFERFKWMLKVYFFIWFVVGNVWLFGGYSSSGAPNLRRLCVMFLVFSYLEFTMPFILCAVLACCCGDLGLIKGATSECINSLPTYTFKLQKDGTGSIMKTNSEVRGVQVAGAEKDSAISGDDAVCCICLASYADNDVLKELPCSHFFHTNCVDKWLKMKALCPLCKCTILSKK, from the exons ATGGAGCAGCCACCTGAAAACCTCCATGAAAAAAATGATCATGTTCTTGATATTCCAAATGATTGTCAACATGGGAATAATGTTGTATCAAGCAGTTCTCAACAACCTGTGATTCAGCCCACTCCTTCTGGTGGATCAAGTCATAGGAGTTTTATATCAtctttttgcttttggatttacATTAGACTAGTTTTTAATATAAGCCAGATTGTTGCATCAGTAGCTGTTCTAGTAGCTTCAAGGAACGAGAAGTCACAAGCTCCATTGCACATTTGGATTGTGGGTTATGCTGCAGGGTGTGCTGCTACTATTCCCATCCTTTTCCAGCATTGTTTCCTTCCGTATCCTAC GCTTAGCAGATTATTTGAGCGCTTTAAATGGATGCTAAAAGTTTACTTCTTTATCTGGTTTGTTGTTGGCAATGTTTGGCTATTTGGGGGGTACTCTTCTTCAGGGGCTCCAAATTTGCGCAG GTTATGTGTAATGTTTCTTGTCTTTAGCTATCTTGAGTTTACCATGCCCTTCATCCTGTGTGCTGTTTTAGCATGCTGCTGTGGGGACCTAGGTCTAATTAAAGGAGCCACTTCAGAGTGCATCAATTCTCTGCCAACATACACTTTCAAGTTACAGAAAGATGGTACTGGCAGCATCATGAAAACCAATTCAGAAGTTAGAGGGGTTCAAGTGGCAGGAGCAGAAAAGGACTCTGCTATTTCAGGGGATGATGCA GTTTGTTGCATTTGTTTGGCAAGTTATGCAGATAATGATGTGCTGAAGGAGCTCCCTTgctctcatttcttccataCTAACTGTGTAGATAAATGGCTAAAGATGAAAGCACTCTGTCCGCTTTGCAAATGCACAATTTTGTCAAAGAAATGA